One window of Cervus elaphus chromosome 6, mCerEla1.1, whole genome shotgun sequence genomic DNA carries:
- the LOC122696470 gene encoding cytochrome c oxidase assembly protein COX18, mitochondrial isoform X2, whose translation MLCRLSVRWLRPRPALRVRVLEPSLARAPAGGAKRSALPVWAVASVSTVGPSGAGGWYEALATSAPVQGAEDVLLLAHTASGLPWWGSILLTTVALRGAVTLPLAAYQHYILAKVENLQPEIKNIARHLNQEVAVRAHQLGWSKRVARLTYLKTMRRLVSELYVRDNCHPFKATVLVWIQLPMWIFMSIALRNFSTGAAHSEGFSVQEQLTTGGVLWFHDLTALDSTWILPVSVGVINLLIVEIFALQKLGKARFQKYVTYFVRALSVLMIPIAATVPSSIVLYWLCSSFMGLSQNLLLRSPRFRQLCRIPLTKLDSDTPYKDLLAAFHSKFISRKPRTL comes from the exons ATGCTGTGCCGGCTCAGCGTTAGGTGGCTGCGGCCCCGGCCTGCCCTGCGAGTCCGTGTCCTGGAGCCATCGCTCGCACGGGCCCCCGCGGGCGGCGCCAAGCGCTCCGCTCTGCCAGTGTGGGCGGTGGCATCGGTCTCCACAGTTGGCCCGAGCGGCGCGGGAGGCTGGTACGAGGCCTTGGCTACGTCGGCGCCGGTACAGGGCGCAGAGGACGTGCTGCTCTTGGCCCACACCGCCTCGGGCCTGCCCTGGTGGGGTAGCATTCTCCTCACCACCGTGGCCCTGCGCGGGGCCGTCACGCTGCCCCTGGCCGCCTACCAGCACTACATCCTGGCCAAG GTGGAAAAtttgcagccagaaataaaaaacattgcACGACATCTTAACCAAGAAGTTGCAGTTCGTGCACATCAGTTGGGATGGTCCAAGAGAGTTGCCAG GCTCACTTACCTAAAGACTATGCGGAGGCTTGTTTCAGAGCTCTATGTTCGGGATAACTGCCACCCCTTCAAAGCAACTGTGCTGGTCTGGATTCAGCTTCCAATGTGGATCTTCATGTCTATCGCTCTCCGAAATTTTAGCACAGGGGCAGCGCATTCAGAAG GTTTTTCTGTTCAGGAGCAGTTAACTACTGGTGGGGTCCTGTGGTTTCATGACCTCACTGCTCTGGATTCCACTTGGATTCTGCCTGTTTCCGTTGGTGTCATCAATTTATTAATAGTGGAG ATTTTTGCTCTGCAAAAACTTGGAAAGGCTCGTTTTCAGAAGTATGTTACTTACTTTGTTCGTGCACTGTCAGTGTTGATGATTCCAATCGCGGCGACAGTACCTTCA TCAATCGTCCTCTACTGGTTGTGCTCCAGCTTCATGGGCCTTTCACAGAACTTGCTGCTCCGTTCTCCTAGATTTCGCCAACTCTGCAGGATCCCGTTGACCAAGTTAGATTCAGACACTCCTTATAAGGACCTCCTGGCTGCCTTTCACTCCAAATTCATTTCAAGAAAACCACGTACTTTATAG
- the LOC122696470 gene encoding cytochrome c oxidase assembly protein COX18, mitochondrial isoform X1, with protein MLCRLSVRWLRPRPALRVRVLEPSLARAPAGGAKRSALPVWAVASVSTVGPSGAGGWYEALATSAPVQGAEDVLLLAHTASGLPWWGSILLTTVALRGAVTLPLAAYQHYILAKVENLQPEIKNIARHLNQEVAVRAHQLGWSKRVARLTYLKTMRRLVSELYVRDNCHPFKATVLVWIQLPMWIFMSIALRNFSTGAAHSEAGFSVQEQLTTGGVLWFHDLTALDSTWILPVSVGVINLLIVEIFALQKLGKARFQKYVTYFVRALSVLMIPIAATVPSSIVLYWLCSSFMGLSQNLLLRSPRFRQLCRIPLTKLDSDTPYKDLLAAFHSKFISRKPRTL; from the exons ATGCTGTGCCGGCTCAGCGTTAGGTGGCTGCGGCCCCGGCCTGCCCTGCGAGTCCGTGTCCTGGAGCCATCGCTCGCACGGGCCCCCGCGGGCGGCGCCAAGCGCTCCGCTCTGCCAGTGTGGGCGGTGGCATCGGTCTCCACAGTTGGCCCGAGCGGCGCGGGAGGCTGGTACGAGGCCTTGGCTACGTCGGCGCCGGTACAGGGCGCAGAGGACGTGCTGCTCTTGGCCCACACCGCCTCGGGCCTGCCCTGGTGGGGTAGCATTCTCCTCACCACCGTGGCCCTGCGCGGGGCCGTCACGCTGCCCCTGGCCGCCTACCAGCACTACATCCTGGCCAAG GTGGAAAAtttgcagccagaaataaaaaacattgcACGACATCTTAACCAAGAAGTTGCAGTTCGTGCACATCAGTTGGGATGGTCCAAGAGAGTTGCCAG GCTCACTTACCTAAAGACTATGCGGAGGCTTGTTTCAGAGCTCTATGTTCGGGATAACTGCCACCCCTTCAAAGCAACTGTGCTGGTCTGGATTCAGCTTCCAATGTGGATCTTCATGTCTATCGCTCTCCGAAATTTTAGCACAGGGGCAGCGCATTCAGAAG cAGGTTTTTCTGTTCAGGAGCAGTTAACTACTGGTGGGGTCCTGTGGTTTCATGACCTCACTGCTCTGGATTCCACTTGGATTCTGCCTGTTTCCGTTGGTGTCATCAATTTATTAATAGTGGAG ATTTTTGCTCTGCAAAAACTTGGAAAGGCTCGTTTTCAGAAGTATGTTACTTACTTTGTTCGTGCACTGTCAGTGTTGATGATTCCAATCGCGGCGACAGTACCTTCA TCAATCGTCCTCTACTGGTTGTGCTCCAGCTTCATGGGCCTTTCACAGAACTTGCTGCTCCGTTCTCCTAGATTTCGCCAACTCTGCAGGATCCCGTTGACCAAGTTAGATTCAGACACTCCTTATAAGGACCTCCTGGCTGCCTTTCACTCCAAATTCATTTCAAGAAAACCACGTACTTTATAG